In the genome of Deinococcus humi, the window CCGCCCTGCTGCACCGATCCACCCCGGAGGATCTGCAAGAGGCGCTGGAACTGATCCGGCAGCATGGTTACCTGGCCGTGCTGGGCAGCCGCGCCGCCGCCCCACTGGCCAGCCTGGCCCAGGACCCCTCCACCCGCGCCCTGTTCCCGCTGCGCATTCAGACCCTGGGACCACTCCGCTTCACCCACGCCGGGCGCCAGGTGCAACTGGCCGATTTCCCGACCCGCAAGAGCGCGGCGCTGCTGGTTGCACTGGCCCTGGCCGAACACCCGCAGTCACGGGAAGTGCTGGCCGAACGGTTCTGGCCCGGTGCCAAGAATCCGCTGGCCAGTCTGCAGACGGCGATCTACCATCTGCGTAGCACGTTCGGGGTTCCGCTGGTGGGCAGCGAACGCGGCCTGATGTCCCTGCTGTTTCCGGTTCAGAGTGACCTTGCTGACCTGCGCCGGGCTCTACAAAGCGAAGATCTGACCGGCCTGGCGGCCCTGTTGCGTCCGCTCACCGCTCCGCTGACTGTTCTCTCCGACCTGCCTGCTGAACTGACCGAGGAGCGGGCCTGGGCCGAACACCTCCTGCACGACGCCTTGCGGCTTCACGCTCAGGCGCAGCCGGCGGCCGAGGTCCACCGCCGCGACGCGCTGCGCGCGCTGATCGCCACCGATCCACTGGCCACGGACAGCCGCGAGGACCTGATCCGCTGGCACGAACTGCACGGCGAGGAGGAGCTGGCCGAGCAGGAACGCCGCCATCTGGCGGATGTCCTCAGGGCGCTGGGTGTGGACTGAAAGCGAGTGTCCTGGTCCCCTCTCAAAGTGCTCGAGGATGGCGAGAAACGATGGTCTTGCCTGACTGTGGAGCGGCCGGGGGGCGAAGGTGGTCAGGACCCACCTACTCAATGGCAGAACGCGTGTTTCTAGGCGGTGAGAGACCTGTCTGAAGATGCCAGCCGCCCTGGATCGGGTGTCGGTGGCGGGCGGATAGGGCACGTCAGGTCAGGCTGTAGGACTGGGTTGAGGCAACACAACCTGGAGGGACCCCTCTTTCATTTTTGAAATCACTGCACCCTGGCAGCCCGCTCAGGCCGTTCACGCGGCATTCACATGCTCTTCCCCCGCGCTTCACGCACTCCGTCCTACCTTCTGTTTCAAGGAACGGGGCCGCGCCGGGTGGCCCGTCAACACGAACACAGGAGAAATGCCCATGGACGTCATCATCAACAACCCCGCCCCGCAGACCCAGTACGCACCCATGGTTCAGGCCCCCGCCGGATACGGTCCGGGCTATGGTCCCGGTTACGGGTACCACACCCATGGTGGCCCCGGCTTCCTTCTACCGTTGCTGTTGATCGGTGGCCTGATCTTCTTGCGGGGGCGGGGCAAGCGCCGCCGCTGGGCCAGACGTCAGCACATGCAACGCCTGAACATGGCGGGCGGCGCCTCTACCACCCCCGAGAACGACTGGAATCTGCGCGAAGATCCACGTGAAGACATGCGCGAGATGTTCCGCCGGGGCCGCGAGAAGTTCTTCAGCGACGGTGCGTTGGCCATCGTCCGCGAGCGCTACGCCAGGGGCGAGATCAACGCCGAGGAATACGAGAACCTGCGCCGGACGCTAAGTGAGGAGGGCGAACACACAGGAGCAGACCTGAGCAGGCCCAACGCTGGGAACGATGAACTGAAGCTCTGAAGTCAGGTTTACAGGCGGCAGCGGGACATCCTCTGTCGCCTCTTTCTCACCCTGACGTGCACAATAAGGCCCAGCCCCAAGGAGGCCCACGCGCATGACCACCATCCTGATCGTGGAAGACGAGGCCCGGCTGGGCGATATTCTGGAGGAATACCTGCGCCGTGAGGGCTACGCCACCGAACGCGCCATGACTGGTCTGCGGGCACTGGAACTGTGGCGTGCGGCCCGTCCGTCCCTGATGCTGCTGGACCTGATGCTCCCGGGCATGGACGGCCTGGAAGTGGCGCGCCGCGTGCGTGCCGAATCCCCCCTGCCGATCATCATGCTGACCGCCCGCGACGAGGAGGTGGACCGGCTGGTGGGGCTGGGCATCGGCGCCGACGACTATGTGGTCAAGCCGTACAGTCCACGTGAAGTGGTGGCCCGCGTGAAAGCTGTTTTGCGCCGTTCGGGGGGAGAGGTGAATGTGCCGACGCTGCAGCGCGCTGGGCCACTGAGCGTCGATACGGCCGCCTTCGAGGTTCGGCTGGACGGTCGGGCGCTGGATGTGACGGTGGCCGAAGTTCGCCTGCTGTCCGCGCTGGCCCGCGCGCCCGGCGTGGTGAGAACGCGCGCCGAACTGCTGTCCGCGCTGGGCGGCCTGGAGCGCGGCACCGATGAGCGCGGGGTAGACGCCCACGTCAAGAATCTGCGCCGCAAGCTGGGCGAACACGCCGATTTGCTGGAGACCGTACGTGGTGTCGGTTACCGTCTGCGCCCGGACTCATGAAACAACGCGGGATAACACAGCGCGGGGCAAGGCGGCCTGAATCTGGACAACGGTTCAGGGCTCGTCCATCTCCGCGCTCCAAATACATGGATCGCCAACGACGGCGCAGTGGCCTGCGCGCCCGCCTGACCCGTATGTTCGCGCTGGTGGCCGTGTTGGCGGTGCTGGTCACGACGTTCGGCACGGTCAATTCAGCCTTCCGAGTGATCCGACAGCTCAATCCTGAGCTAAATTTTGGCCCGCTAAGGGACGGAGGCTGGAATGTGGACGCTTCGGTCCTCAGCCCGCAGCAACAGCTGGCGCGCGACGCCGGACGGCAGATCATCGGCAGCGCGGTTCGTTCGGCGCTGCTCAGCGCGCTCCTGGCAGTCATTGTGGCTGGGCTGGTGACGCGGCAGCTCACGCGCCCGCTCTCACGGCTGGTGGACGGCGCAGGCCGCCTGCAGGCGGGTCAGCGTGACGTGCAGTTGCCCCTGCCCCCCCGCCGTGACGAGCTGCGCGACCTGACCGGGGCATTCAACGAATTGACCACGGCCCTGGCCCGGCAGGAGGCCTGGCGGCGCGGGCTGATGGCCGACATCGCCCACGATCTGCGGACGCCACTGGCCGTGCTTCGTTCTGAGATCGAGGCCATGCAAGACGGCGTGCAGCCTACCGACGGGGCGGCCCTGGCCCGGCTGCACGGGGAAGTGCTGCTGCTGGCCCGCCTCGTCACCGATCTCCGGGTGCTGTCGCTGGCCGAGAGCGGCGCGATCAGCCTCTCGCCCACAGGGCTCAACGGAGCAGAGGTGCTGCGTTCGCTTGCCGATGCGTACACCCTGCGCGCGGCAGAGGTGAACGTGACCCTCAGCGTAAACGCCCCGCACTCCGTTCCGTTGACGGCTGACCCGGACCGGCTACGGCAGACGTTGCAGAATATTCTGGACAACGCTCTGCGCTACGCCGCACCCGGACTGGTGGAACTGTCCGCCCACACGGACGCGACAGGAGCGGTCCTCACCATCCGGGATCATGGCCCCGGCTTTCAGAGTGATGACCTGTCGCGCGCCTTCGAGCGCTTCTACCGCGCCGACGCCAGCCGCACCCGCGATCCAAGCGGACGCGCCAGCAGCGGTCTGGGGCTGGCGATTGCCCGCGCACTGACCGAGGCGCAGGGCGGCGTGATCAAGGCCCGCAACCATCCGGCAGGCGGCGCAGAGTTCACGCTCATCTTTGCTTCCCCTAGTCGTGACCTGCCCACCGCCGCTCACGTGCCAGTCGGTGGGCTTTAATTCTCCAGAGGCCCGTGAGGATGGGTCAGGTTCCTTGTGAGACATAGAGCTCAGAACTGACCGTAAGTCGATCGGCAGCGTCTCAACGAATCGTTTTTTCAGGTGGGCAGAATTGCTGATTCAAGCGTGACGGTCAAGCTTCAAGCGTGCAAACTGGGCAATGTCCACCTTCGCTTTTCCCCTTCATGCTTGCAGGTTTTACGCCTCCTAAGGGTTAAGACGAAATCCCTGCGAACGTAGCGTCGGGGCTGGTCGACGGCTGAACCCGCTCAACAGGAGGCAAAGGCAGCCAGCGCTGGCGCGATGCCTTCAAATTCTTTTCCTGGAGCGGCGATTGGGAGGTAGAATGCGAATTATCGCCCTCCCTACGGATGCCCTCAACGCCACGCCCCTCAATGCCTCGCTCGGCTGCATCCTTTCGATGAACAAGGAGGGGCAGGTCATTGAGTGGAGCATCACGGCTGAACAGACCTTCGGATACACCAGCGCCGAGGCGCTGGGGCAATCAGTCAGCGATCTGATCCTTCCCACAGCCTATCGTGCAGGATTGGACCAGTACCTGAAGACTGGCAAAGCGTTTACCCTCAACCAGCGCCTTCGCGTGGAAGCCCAGCGCCGCTCCGGCGAGGTCTTTCCCTGCGAACTTACCATCCATCCGGTGCTTGTGAAGGACGGCGGCCCCTCCTTCACAGCTTATCTGCGCGATCTCACTGAGCAGGTACGCGCCCAGGTCCGGCAGGACGCGCTTTGTGCGGTTGCGCGCAATCTGGGACAGGCAGCGACACCCGCGCAGGTTGTGGAGATGATTCTCCGGGAAGTCATGCCAAGCACCGACGCCACTCGTGGCTCCGTGGGTATCCTTACGCCAGAGGGCGATCACCTGCGCCTGCTGGGCGAATTGAAATACGACGCGACCGTCAAAGCAGCGCTGGACAAGTTTCCATTGACGCTGGATATTCCTGGCAGTCACGTGGTTCGAACGGGCCAGCCTGTCTTCGGGGGACGCGCCGTGCTGGAAGCACGATTCTCGGCGCTCTCCAGGGTCGGTCCAAGCCAGCTTGCCGCAGCAGCGGTCCTGCCGCTGAGCGTGCAGGGCACGACGTTCGGGTATCTGGCCCTGGTGTACGACACCCCACAGGCCTTTGGAGACGCGGAGCGGCACTTTCTGACCGCAATGTCGGAACAGTGCGCGCTGGCCCTGCACCGCGCGCACCTGCTGGAGGGTGAAAGTCATGCCCGGGAGCGGCTGGCGTTCCTGGCGAAAGCGGGCGAGGCGCTGGCTTCCTCACTGGATCTGGAAGCCACCCTGGCCCGTCTCGCAGAACTGGCGGTTCCCCACATCGCCGACTGGTGCGCCGTCTACCTGCCCGAAGGTCCGTATCTCCACCCCCATGGCCTCGCCCATACGAACCCAGAGAAGGTGAGGGTGCTGCGTGAATATGTCAATGAGACGCCGGTCCGAATCGACTCTGCTGGGGGAACAGCCGAGATCTACCGCAGCGGCGCGTTCCTGTATTTTCCTGGCATTACCCCTGAAATGATCAATGCGCTGGAGGTCAGCGCGGAACAGAAGGCGCGGGTGCATGAGCTGGGACTGCGGTCGTACATGGGCGTGCCGATGCTGGCGCACGGTCAGACGGTAGGGGTCATGTCCTTTGCTTTGGCGGAAACAGATCGGAGCTTCACGCCTGAGGACCTCAATCTCGCACTGGAACTTGGGCGCCGGGCTGGCCTGGCCCTGGCCCATGCCAGACTCCACCAGCAGTTGCGCGAAAGCCACGCCACGCTGGAAGAGCGGGTGGAGGAACGGACCCGTGAATTGGAGGAGCAGAGGCGTGCACTGGAACGCAGCAATGTGGAACTGGAGCGCTTCGCGTATGTGGCGTCCCATGACCTGCAGGAACCGTTACGCACCATCGCAAGTTTCGCAGAGCTGATTGAACAGCGTTACGCAGGCAGCCTAGATGAACGGGGGCTCAGATACCTGAGTCTTGTGATTCAGGGTGCCAGGCGCATGAAGGTGCTGATCAACGATCTGCTGGTCTTCTCACGGCTGAACGCGGTCAAGGACCCGCTGTCTCCGGTGCTGCTGGACGCGGCGTTGGGCGAAGCGCTGGACGCTCTCCACACCGCCATTGCGGAAAGCGGGGCCAGAATCACCTCGCAGGACCTGCCAGACGTCCTCGGTGTCCACAGCGAGCTGATTCAGGTGTTTCAGAACCTGATTGGCAATGCCCTCAAATTCCGCCGGGCGGACGTGAGGCCAGAGATCAGGATTGAGGCGCAGCGTGACGGAGAGGGGTGGAGGGTCCAGGTGCAGGACAATGGCATCGGATTCGATCCTCAGTACGCAGAACAGATCTTCCAGATCTTTCAGCGCCTGCATAGAAGGGACCAGTACGAAGGCACCGGTATGGGCCTCGCCGTCGTCCAGAAGATTCTGGAGCATCATGGAGGGCGCGTCTGGGCGCAATCTGAACCCGGTGTGGGCAGTACCTTCTCTTTTACTCTGATGGATGCGGCCAGGGACGGGTGAGTCGAGCCTCAAGCATGGAGCCTGGCCGAAGGAGTCCAGCCGAAAAACCTGTCAGAGAATCGATACCGGGGTTGGCCGAATTGAGAGCGTAGACGCCAATCCGTCATCTGGATCAGCGCAAGATTTCTCGCCGGTTTCGCAGAGACAGAGGCAATCACGCGTCTCGCGAACGGACAGAGCGAGTTCCATGCGGAGCCTATCCGTCAGGCTGAATTGGGGGCGCAGAAGAGCCTCAACGATAGCGGTGATGGTGCTTTGGCCCCTGCAGCGTGGGGCAAACGTCTTGATGATTCCAGGGACTTCAACTTCATCGGTGGGGCACTCGCGCAAGCAAGTCGCCTCCACCACGCGCAGCCCGCCGAATGAGGTGCCCGCGCAACAGACTGGAGCATCACCGCCAGCTCTATTGAAACGAGCATCCGTGAAGCTGACTGGCTACCGCATACTGGGCTGGTCTGACCTGATCATCAGCCCCCTGGCTGCCGGATTCCAGACCGGTAAAGATCAGCGCCAGGCCGAGGGAGGCGGAGAGGAGGGCAGGCTCGACGGCTCCAATCCATTTGGCGACGGCGAATTCACGGGGCAGAGCTGGGCTGGACTGGATCGGCCGCTGGCGCAAGTGGCCTGGGCATCACCGTACCGATGATCGGCGCCAGACAGGTGACGGACCTCGGGACAATGTCGCCTCGCTGGACGTGGAACTGACGCCGCAGCACCTTGAGTGCCTGGACAGGGCCAGAGTCCTCAGCGCCTCCACTCTGGCGTCCAGCCGGCGTCGGAGTCAGAAAAATGATTCCCAATTGTGCGGACGTCAGGGGATAACCGAACGGATCCTGACTAAGACAGACAGAACTATCAAACCGTGAGTCGATGCGCCCCATGACTTTGAAACAGTTGCCCAGAGCGGCGCAAGTGTGGTTCGCCACGAGTTGGGGCGGAGCAACACCCGCTCCCCCCCAGAAAGCCGCCGACTTCCCTACGACGTTCAGGGGGTCGGGAAGTTGACGATGTACACTGGCACGCCAACTTTGGAGGTGTCTGCAGGGCCACCCAGGCCATTCACGACGTGATCAATGGTACCGGCACTCAAGTTCACTGTCAGGAGATGGTGCAACTCGACGCCCGGCGTGTTGGGTGATTCAAAGCCGTTGGTGGTGCGGATCGACGGATTGTTCTGATTGAAGACGTAGGCGCCGCCACCGTATAGGTGATGCGTCTTCACGCTGTCGGCAATCTTGTAAGCAGCCCAGCCAAGGGAGTTCCCGCCGTTGCCGGCGTTCCACGCCTCCTGGGTGGGCGGATCATAGGGCAGCTCGTTCTGGAAGAAGATCGTCGTGCCACCCTCACCGTTCCAGACAACGTTGTTCTTCTGGAAGTGTTCGACGAACAGGCCGGTGGCAGTCACATTGTTGCCATTCACGACGACACCGTTGTTGCCGATTACTTTTTTCCAGCGCTCGGTGTCGGGCAGGCTGGTGCCGCCGGGGCCTTCGATCCCGTGGTCCGCGCGCCAGACCCAGATGTGGTCGATCAGGACGTTGTCGCTGTTGATTTCCAGGGCCACATCCACCTTGCCGACCTGTGCACCGCCCACGCGGAAGAACACGTCTGACAGCGTCGTCGGATTGGCTACGCTGGCACGAACCTGCGAGCCATTGTTGCCGTTTTTGGTGCCCACCTGCAGCAGGGCCTGCGACATTGTCGGTCCGGCCTCGAGCGTGACCCCAGCAATCACGACTCCCGGCACGTCGGCGACCTTCATCGGCGTTACTCCGTTCGCGGCGGTCAGCGTGGCGTAACCCAGGCCAAGCACGACCGTTTCGGCACGCTTGACGCTGATGGTCCGGTCTACGCTGTAGACGCCGGGGGTCAGAATCAGATGCCTGCCACGGGCAAGCTGGTTGTTGATCTCCTGCATGGAGTCGCCTGGTCTTGCCACGAAGAAGTCGGTGAGCGGGATGGTGCGTCCGGGCGTCAGACCACTTTCCCAGGTCGTTCCGCGGCTCCCACGCCGCACCGACGGTACGCGGACATTCCACTTGCCCGAGCCGTCGACGAAGAGGTACGGTTTCTCGCGGCTGACGGGCGTCTGGTCGAGTACGGTATAGGCATTGGGCGCCGGGAAGGTTTCCGCCGGGGCATTCTTGACGCCCGAGAAGACGGCGCTCCACACCGCGTTGGACCACGAGACGATATTGCTGTCGCGCACGTAGAACTGTTGTTGCGAGCCATTGACGAGCGCGTCCGCGCCGCTGTGCCTGGAGTCGGCCATGAAGCCGCCGCTGGCATATTGCGGCCCGTCTGAGCAGTAATCCATGAAGGACATGCCGCCGACAACGTTGACCCGGCGCAGCGGAGCGGCCTGCGACACGGCCCAGAACTCGGTGTCGGTGCACCAGCTCGGTCGTGGCTTCGCCTCGCCCAGCACGTCAGTCATGCCGCCCTTGGCGAAAATGGTCAGGTTGGACATGGACCGCCAGAAGTTCGTGAGCGCAATGCAGTTGCCGTTCTCGTTGTCGGCGAGACAGCGGTTGTAGACATTGATCGTGCCATTGATCTTCACGTCCGTCGGGGAGGCGCCGAGGCCGGCAATCTCAGTGTAGTAGCCCACCTGAACGTTCAGTGGCTTTTGTGGTGTGCCGTAGGTGCCCGGCATAAAATAAACCGCGTCGCGTCGCGGTCCGAACTCGTTGGAGAACTGTGCCAGTGTGATGGCGTCGAACTTTGCCTTGATCTCCTCGACTGACATGCTGGGAGTAAAGATCGTGACGTTGGCACCCAGGGAGCCCCCGACCGGGAGCGCGGCAGCATCCAGATCCTTTCCACCACCTTGAAGTGCGTTCGTCGGTCCTGCCGATTGCTGACCGCAGGCGCTCAGCAATAATGTCAGTCCGACCGTGAGGGCGTAGCTCTTCTTGGACATATCAACCTCCAGGGAAGTGAAGAAGTCTGGTCAGCTCAGGCAGCACAGGAGCCCTCAGCGGAAGCAAATGGAATCCACAGGGCTCACGGAGCAAAGCGCACCGTGGCAGAACATGTGAACATCAGTCGGAAAAGCGCAAAAGCCTGAAATAGGCGGAACAGCCACATCAGGCCCCACAGCAATAGGATCCGAAACGGGCGTGTCTCGTTTGTAATTACCCAGCAATTATAGCGCTAAAAATTGGGGAGGACAACCCCGAACGTTGTCTTTCAAGGGAAGATGTGAGAAGGTTCAGGCAACTGTGGTTCAAGAGAAGAAAGTCCGAGCAACCCTGAGCGACGTAGCTCAGCGAGCAGGCGTTTCCGCGATGACAGTCTCCAATGTCATCAACGGCAAGGCTGGCGTCCGCCCGAACACCCGTCAGCGGGTTCTTGAGGCCATTGAGGCGACCGGTTACCGGGTCAACGCAGTGGCCCGCGCTCTAGCGGGGGGACAGAGCCGGATGATCACCGTGTTTTCCCCACAATTCAATCGGCCCTACGCCAGCGAGGTTATTCAGGGCGCAGCCCTGGCGGCTGAGGGCCTCAACTACGATCTGATCGTCATGATGTTGAGCGAGCAGGGCTTCTCAGACGTATCGGTCGTGACCCGCCTCGCGGCTGGGGCACTGCTGATTCAGCCGTCACACGTGAACCACTGGCAGCGTGCGGCTCTGCCAGTTCATGTGGTTAGTGTGGACGGCCCCGGAGAGTTGCAGCTCACAGTGGACAATTACGGCGGTGCCCGCCTGGCTATGGACTACCTGCTGAAGCTGGGCCACACCCGCATCGGCTTCATCAGCGGGCTGGAGTCTCCCGGGCGGCGGCCAGCCAGCCACCCGTTCCACCCGGGACAGCACGACCGTGACGACGCAGACGAGCGCCTGCGAGGGTACCGGGAGGGTATGGCAGCTGCGGGATTAGACGTGCCTCATGACTATGTTCAGCACAGCGACTACACCAAGCCGGGCGGAGAGCAGGCAACCGCACTGTTGCTGGGACTCACTCGCCCCCCCAGCGCGATCTTCGTGTCCGGCGACGCGATGGCCCTGGGCACCATACATGCTGCCCAGGACCGTGGGCTGCATATTCCCAGGGACCTCTCGGTGGTGGGATTTGACGACCTGCCCATTGCAGCCGCCTCCCGCCCCGGCCTGACGACGGTGCGTCAACCCCTGGCGCAGATTGGCGAGGTGGCGGTGCAGATCCTCGTGGCGCTGGCTGAGGGGCGAGAGCCTGCCGTGCCGCCACCGTTTGCAACTGAACTGATCGAGCGTGAGTCGACGGCCCCCCCTTGCAGTGAAGAACTGCGTCAGTGAGCGTCCACCTGAGCTCTGCTGCCCATCACATGCCCACCTATAGTGTTCGGTCCGATGACGAGGCCAATTATTCCAGCCGAATCAAATAAGCACTTCACTGGTCCCGGTTTGTAGTTATTGTTGAGGTTGGGACATGGTGGGTTGAGCAGGCATGACTCCCTGTCATCCGTCTTCCTTTCGCCATATTCAGCGACGCTGTTTGAGGAGTGCTCCAAACCAGCCCTACGAACAGTCTCTTTACTCCATGCTGTGCCCCATGTGAAGCCACCTCTATGCAGGCAGGAGCGATCGACACGCTATTGCCGCGTTCTAGGATTTAGAGAGATCAGCAGCGAGTGGATCAGACCCAATGACATGGGGGCGCGCAATGAGCACCTCAAACCAGAACGCTCGTCTCTGATAAATCAGGGACGAGCGTTCAAAAACACGGGCGCCGTTAGGGGCGGGTGTTGTTATGGGGTTCAACCCGCACTGGGGTAACAGTTTTGCGGTTAAGTCCGGCCAGACCTGCCAGTCCGATCAACCCCAACAAGCCCCACGGAAACTCGCGGGTATCGGCACGACCATTGTTGTTGGTATCGACAACGCCATCATTGTTAGGATCAAGCGGCTGGGTGGTCGTATCCGTAATGGTGGTATCCGTAGAGGTGGTATCCGTGGTCGTGTCCTGTGCCAGAGCCAATGATGAAACAGAGAGAAGCAGTGAGAGAAGCAGAGCTTTTTTCATAGGGAACCACCTTGTTGAATTCGCATGCCGATCATCGGATTTGACTTCTTTATTGTCTAACCCGTTGTCTTCTGCGGGTGCTGGAAAGTTAAACGACGGGAGCGTCGCGATTATGCGATTTGATACAATGAATGTTCATGAAGCACTTTTACTGAGTCTAAATCCATGGCGCGACGATTGGGTTTTTCTAAAGATAGTACAGTTGACCAAGCTTCAACTTGCATTTTTATTAGCACTGCCTCTGGCCGCTTGACGTTAACGAAGAAAAAGAAGCGAGCAGAGCCTGGTATTCATACAGTTAAGCTAAGGTAGCTACGTCGATAAAAAAAGTAGACCTCGGGAAGACAGGCGATTAGAAAGTAAGGTCGACCGGCACACGGTTTCACAACGCATCTTGAATCCGGAGTGTGGCTGACAACGAGGGTGATGGGCAGCGAGGGTAGTGGAAATTCATGACAAAGAGGATCGACGAATCCACGCCTGCGGAGTCATTGCCGAACGGCATATTGACTCGGTGAAAAGCCTTGGTGGAGGGTAGGAAGTCAAAAATTAAAGCCGATTCATTGAGTGAAGGAGAGGTGGCCACATGGGAGCCTTACCCCCACACCTGAGGCCTCCGCCGGGATGAGGTGGCCATTGCCACTACACTGCATGGGGCTCATTCATCAACTCCTCGGCTGGCTGAAGGGATGATTGGGCGCCGAACATGCTCAGTACGCCTCCCTCTTCAAAAGTGCCAGGCAAGGAAGTCCCTGATGAACGAACCCATCCACCAAGGTTCCACTCTTACGTCTGTGATCAACCATCTGCGTACTCTGGTGGAGGCCACCGGACCCAGTGGGTCTGAGGAAGACGTTGTCCAGCTGGTGGTCAACGCCGTCCGCCCCCACGCGGACACGCTCGATGTAGACGCTTTCGGCAATGT includes:
- a CDS encoding ATP-binding protein, translating into MRIIALPTDALNATPLNASLGCILSMNKEGQVIEWSITAEQTFGYTSAEALGQSVSDLILPTAYRAGLDQYLKTGKAFTLNQRLRVEAQRRSGEVFPCELTIHPVLVKDGGPSFTAYLRDLTEQVRAQVRQDALCAVARNLGQAATPAQVVEMILREVMPSTDATRGSVGILTPEGDHLRLLGELKYDATVKAALDKFPLTLDIPGSHVVRTGQPVFGGRAVLEARFSALSRVGPSQLAAAAVLPLSVQGTTFGYLALVYDTPQAFGDAERHFLTAMSEQCALALHRAHLLEGESHARERLAFLAKAGEALASSLDLEATLARLAELAVPHIADWCAVYLPEGPYLHPHGLAHTNPEKVRVLREYVNETPVRIDSAGGTAEIYRSGAFLYFPGITPEMINALEVSAEQKARVHELGLRSYMGVPMLAHGQTVGVMSFALAETDRSFTPEDLNLALELGRRAGLALAHARLHQQLRESHATLEERVEERTRELEEQRRALERSNVELERFAYVASHDLQEPLRTIASFAELIEQRYAGSLDERGLRYLSLVIQGARRMKVLINDLLVFSRLNAVKDPLSPVLLDAALGEALDALHTAIAESGARITSQDLPDVLGVHSELIQVFQNLIGNALKFRRADVRPEIRIEAQRDGEGWRVQVQDNGIGFDPQYAEQIFQIFQRLHRRDQYEGTGMGLAVVQKILEHHGGRVWAQSEPGVGSTFSFTLMDAARDG
- a CDS encoding LacI family DNA-binding transcriptional regulator; protein product: MVQEKKVRATLSDVAQRAGVSAMTVSNVINGKAGVRPNTRQRVLEAIEATGYRVNAVARALAGGQSRMITVFSPQFNRPYASEVIQGAALAAEGLNYDLIVMMLSEQGFSDVSVVTRLAAGALLIQPSHVNHWQRAALPVHVVSVDGPGELQLTVDNYGGARLAMDYLLKLGHTRIGFISGLESPGRRPASHPFHPGQHDRDDADERLRGYREGMAAAGLDVPHDYVQHSDYTKPGGEQATALLLGLTRPPSAIFVSGDAMALGTIHAAQDRGLHIPRDLSVVGFDDLPIAAASRPGLTTVRQPLAQIGEVAVQILVALAEGREPAVPPPFATELIERESTAPPCSEELRQ
- a CDS encoding ATP-binding protein; this translates as MDRQRRRSGLRARLTRMFALVAVLAVLVTTFGTVNSAFRVIRQLNPELNFGPLRDGGWNVDASVLSPQQQLARDAGRQIIGSAVRSALLSALLAVIVAGLVTRQLTRPLSRLVDGAGRLQAGQRDVQLPLPPRRDELRDLTGAFNELTTALARQEAWRRGLMADIAHDLRTPLAVLRSEIEAMQDGVQPTDGAALARLHGEVLLLARLVTDLRVLSLAESGAISLSPTGLNGAEVLRSLADAYTLRAAEVNVTLSVNAPHSVPLTADPDRLRQTLQNILDNALRYAAPGLVELSAHTDATGAVLTIRDHGPGFQSDDLSRAFERFYRADASRTRDPSGRASSGLGLAIARALTEAQGGVIKARNHPAGGAEFTLIFASPSRDLPTAAHVPVGGL
- a CDS encoding glycosyl hydrolase family 28-related protein translates to MSKKSYALTVGLTLLLSACGQQSAGPTNALQGGGKDLDAAALPVGGSLGANVTIFTPSMSVEEIKAKFDAITLAQFSNEFGPRRDAVYFMPGTYGTPQKPLNVQVGYYTEIAGLGASPTDVKINGTINVYNRCLADNENGNCIALTNFWRSMSNLTIFAKGGMTDVLGEAKPRPSWCTDTEFWAVSQAAPLRRVNVVGGMSFMDYCSDGPQYASGGFMADSRHSGADALVNGSQQQFYVRDSNIVSWSNAVWSAVFSGVKNAPAETFPAPNAYTVLDQTPVSREKPYLFVDGSGKWNVRVPSVRRGSRGTTWESGLTPGRTIPLTDFFVARPGDSMQEINNQLARGRHLILTPGVYSVDRTISVKRAETVVLGLGYATLTAANGVTPMKVADVPGVVIAGVTLEAGPTMSQALLQVGTKNGNNGSQVRASVANPTTLSDVFFRVGGAQVGKVDVALEINSDNVLIDHIWVWRADHGIEGPGGTSLPDTERWKKVIGNNGVVVNGNNVTATGLFVEHFQKNNVVWNGEGGTTIFFQNELPYDPPTQEAWNAGNGGNSLGWAAYKIADSVKTHHLYGGGAYVFNQNNPSIRTTNGFESPNTPGVELHHLLTVNLSAGTIDHVVNGLGGPADTSKVGVPVYIVNFPTP
- a CDS encoding SHOCT domain-containing protein, with amino-acid sequence MDVIINNPAPQTQYAPMVQAPAGYGPGYGPGYGYHTHGGPGFLLPLLLIGGLIFLRGRGKRRRWARRQHMQRLNMAGGASTTPENDWNLREDPREDMREMFRRGREKFFSDGALAIVRERYARGEINAEEYENLRRTLSEEGEHTGADLSRPNAGNDELKL
- a CDS encoding WGxxGxxG family protein; this translates as MKKALLLSLLLSVSSLALAQDTTTDTTSTDTTITDTTTQPLDPNNDGVVDTNNNGRADTREFPWGLLGLIGLAGLAGLNRKTVTPVRVEPHNNTRP
- a CDS encoding response regulator produces the protein MTTILIVEDEARLGDILEEYLRREGYATERAMTGLRALELWRAARPSLMLLDLMLPGMDGLEVARRVRAESPLPIIMLTARDEEVDRLVGLGIGADDYVVKPYSPREVVARVKAVLRRSGGEVNVPTLQRAGPLSVDTAAFEVRLDGRALDVTVAEVRLLSALARAPGVVRTRAELLSALGGLERGTDERGVDAHVKNLRRKLGEHADLLETVRGVGYRLRPDS